Proteins encoded by one window of Kribbella italica:
- a CDS encoding phosphotransferase: MPGTEALLHQLVADAGLPPVTTATPLTGHGFDHEILHAVLDDGQEVVLRHRAGTPPLDQLTEFLRAHNIPTPALLAATNDATLHAFAPGEMLLTLIDHNRMTDTTWHSVGTTFRQLHAVRFPKALTGAFGNGTFDLHFTDPVRTQHKLLDEAALDLVSDHLPRLHATIDQYADQLRATPTALLHRDVYPANVIVGPDRTLLIDWDSPQVGDPGIEIAALEEHVYLLGAEVPPAFYSAYGPRPATTALHRLTGAIGWLAEGWLDDWIAGDDPNRSSKARSWRDGLQAYLTEQLPTL; encoded by the coding sequence ATGCCCGGTACCGAGGCCCTCCTCCACCAACTCGTCGCCGACGCCGGCCTGCCGCCGGTCACCACCGCCACTCCCCTCACCGGCCACGGCTTCGACCACGAGATCCTGCACGCCGTACTGGACGACGGCCAAGAGGTGGTCCTCCGCCACCGCGCAGGAACCCCACCGCTCGACCAACTCACCGAGTTCCTCAGAGCCCACAACATCCCAACCCCCGCCCTGCTGGCCGCAACCAACGACGCGACCCTCCACGCGTTCGCCCCCGGCGAGATGCTCCTCACCCTTATCGACCACAACCGGATGACCGACACCACCTGGCACTCAGTCGGTACGACGTTCCGCCAACTCCACGCCGTCCGCTTCCCCAAAGCCCTGACCGGCGCCTTCGGCAACGGCACCTTCGACCTGCACTTCACCGACCCGGTCCGCACCCAGCACAAGCTCCTCGACGAAGCCGCTCTCGACCTCGTCTCCGACCACCTGCCGCGGCTCCACGCAACCATCGACCAGTACGCCGACCAGCTCCGCGCAACCCCGACAGCCCTGCTCCACCGCGACGTCTACCCCGCCAACGTGATCGTCGGCCCCGACCGCACACTGCTGATCGACTGGGACTCACCCCAGGTCGGCGACCCCGGCATCGAGATCGCCGCCCTCGAGGAGCACGTCTATCTGCTCGGCGCCGAAGTCCCGCCGGCCTTCTACTCGGCGTACGGACCTCGCCCGGCGACCACCGCGCTGCACCGCCTCACCGGCGCGATCGGCTGGCTGGCCGAAGGCTGGCTCGACGACTGGATCGCCGGCGACGACCCCAACCGCAGCTCCAAGGCCAGGAGCTGGCGCGACGGCCTGCAGGCCTACCTCACGGAGCAACTGCCCACGCTCTAG